In one window of Mytilus trossulus isolate FHL-02 chromosome 7, PNRI_Mtr1.1.1.hap1, whole genome shotgun sequence DNA:
- the LOC134725878 gene encoding FAD-dependent oxidoreductase domain-containing protein 2-like encodes MKKQTDSQTYIQACLVFLVVISMTTASGYHDYCIIGAGPGGLQLGYYLQQQNRDYIIYERTNISGSFYSTYPRHRTLISINKRHTGKTNKEFNLRHDWNSLLSDDESLLFRHYSKDMFPHADVLVKYLEDYTKKLNINVQYNTNVRNIIKYKSDKTFAKHEYTYEFDDQNTNRYKCSVLIIATGLWVPNIPDLTGIDYAEGYETMSINPDDYEGKNVLILGRGNSAFETADQIYGATGLIHMVGRSRVRLSWSTHYVGDLRAVNNALLDTYQLKSLDGLLEASIDEVKFVKTGEKYGLQFKDEDDGPGLMIDNFALREPYDKIIRCLGFKFDFSVFNNDTQMSRGYGRSKKFPRINHDYQSPDNPGMYLAGAATHSLDFRKSAGGFIHGYRYTARSLSRILDNRYHQVPWPSTTVPLTQMMNMMLKRINEASGSYQMFDVLADLIILNDDNTTFTYLEEVPVNLIDKLKQHTGHNANRMIVLIMQYGRDFSGPGNDVFRINRATGEPADAHNSNFLHPVFYYYEKLPTEEEMKRKTETMPRPNKIHHIVEDFLTQWDGPVSHILPLRRFLEDATNTNLQHSFAEECMKKRLLFQTVPISCQQDFMEGQGLKGTPDLINLSKTAKDM; translated from the exons ATGAAGAAACAAACAGATTCCCAAACTTACATACAAGCATGTCTTGTCTTCCTTGTTGTTATCTCTATGACAACAGCATCTGGTTACCATGACTACTGTATTATTGGTGCTGGACCAGGGGGCCTTCAGTTAGGATATTATTTGCAGCAACAGAATAGAGACTATATAATTTATGAACGTACAAATATTTCAG GTAGTTTTTATTCAACTTATCCTCGCCATCGAACACTCATCAGTATTAACAAAAGACACACAGGAAAAACTAATAAAGAGTTCAATCTCCGCCATGACTGGAACTCTCTTTTGAGTGATGATGAATCTTTGCTCTTCCGACATTACTCAAAAGACATGTTCCCACATGCAGATGTCCTTGTGAAATATTTAGAGGATTACAcgaaaaaactaaatatcaatgtacagtataatacaaatgtccgaaatattataaaatataaaagtgaTAAAACATTTGCAAAACATGAATATACGTATGAATTTGATGACCAGAATACCAACAGATATAAATGTTC AGTTCTTATTATAGCTACTGGATTATGGGTTCCTAACATTCCAGATTTAACAGGTATTGACTATGCAGAAGGATATGAGACGATGTCCATTAACCCTGACGACTATGAAGGGAAAAATGTCCTTATTCTTG GTCGTGGAAACTCTGCCTTTGAAACTGCTGATCAAATATATGGTGCTACGGGTTTGATTCATATGGTGGGTAGATCCAGAGTGAGGCTTTCATGGTCAACTCATTATGTTGGAGATCTAAG gGCTGTCAATAATGCCTTGTTGGACACGTACCAGCTGAAGTCCCTGGATGGATTGCTAGAGGCCAGTATCGATGAGGTTAAGTTTGTAAAGACTGGAGAGAAATATGGCCTACAGTTCAAAGATGAGGACGACGGGCCTGGATTGATGAtagataattttgctttacgAGAGCCTTATGATAAAATAATCAGATGTCTGGGTTTTAAATTTGACTTCTCAGTGTTTAATAA TGATACACAGATGTCCAGAGGATATGGGAGATCTAAAAAATTCCCCCGTATAAACCATGACTACCAGTCACCTGACAATCCTGGCATGTATTTAGCTGGTGCTGCCACACATTCATTAGACTTTAGGAAGTCCGCTGGAGGATTTATACATGGATATAGATATACAG CACGATCTTTAAGTAGAATTTTAGATAATCGCTATCATCAAGTGCCTTGGCCATCAACGACTGTTCCACTTACACAGATGATGAACATGATGTTGAAGCGTATTAACGAAGCATCAGGATCCTACCAAATGTTCGATGTTTTAGCagatttaatcattttaaatga tGATAACACCACCTTTACCTATCTAGAAGAAGTTCCTGTCAACTTgatagataaattaaaacaacacacaGGACATAATGCAAACAGAATGATTGTCCTTATTATGCAATATGGCCGAGATTTCTCTGGCCCAGGAAATGATGTCTTCCGAATTAACCGTGCTACTGGAGAACCTGCCGACGCCCACAATTCTAACTTCTTACATCCagtattttattattatgaaaagCTCCCTACAG agGAAGAAATGAAGCGTAAAACTGAAACAATGCCAAGACCAAATAAGATACATCATATTGTTGAAGATTTTTTGACGCAGTGGGATGGTCCTGTAAGTCATATTCTACCGCTACGAAGATTTCTAGAAGACGCTACTAATACAAACTTACAGCACTCGTTTGCTGAAGAATGTATGAAGAAAAGATTACTATTTCAAACTGTTCCTATTTCTTGTCAGCAGGATTTTATGGAAGGTCAAGGGTTGAAGGGAACACCTGATTTGATTAACCTTTCAAAAACTGCTAAGgatatgtaa